A section of the Streptomyces sp. Je 1-369 genome encodes:
- a CDS encoding SIMPL domain-containing protein: MRSVRSALSVRSVSALALALAALGLPGAPAVAARTAPAAHRAVVAPAPATVSATGTGRASAAPDMAVLTAGIEVTRPTMGKALTDRSAAAEALLAAARAAGVAERDIRTANLALSAVYRNRDGAPDQHDATDPRGKDALFVGHRATQMFSLTIRDIGKTGAVVRAVADAPGDASRIHSVTFDVEDPETLRAEARTSAYQDARDKAAQHARLNGRGLGRLISREERDSGRPRPVPVPVASFSKEPVPVAPGRIRDEVSVTAVYELR, encoded by the coding sequence ATGCGCTCAGTACGTTCCGCACTTTCCGTACGTTCTGTCAGTGCCCTCGCCCTGGCGCTCGCCGCTCTCGGGCTGCCGGGCGCTCCCGCCGTCGCCGCCCGGACCGCACCCGCCGCCCACCGGGCCGTCGTGGCCCCCGCCCCGGCGACGGTGAGCGCGACCGGGACGGGCCGCGCGTCGGCCGCACCCGACATGGCCGTGCTCACCGCCGGCATCGAGGTCACCCGGCCGACCATGGGCAAGGCGCTCACCGACCGGAGCGCCGCGGCCGAGGCGCTGCTGGCCGCCGCACGCGCCGCGGGCGTCGCCGAGCGCGACATCAGGACGGCGAACCTCGCCCTGTCCGCGGTGTACCGGAACCGGGACGGCGCCCCGGACCAGCACGACGCCACGGACCCCAGAGGCAAGGACGCGCTCTTCGTCGGCCACCGGGCCACACAGATGTTCTCCCTGACCATCCGCGACATCGGGAAGACCGGCGCCGTGGTCCGCGCGGTCGCCGACGCCCCCGGCGACGCCAGCCGCATCCACTCGGTGACCTTCGACGTCGAGGACCCGGAGACGCTGCGCGCCGAGGCCCGCACGTCGGCGTACCAGGACGCCAGGGACAAGGCCGCCCAGCACGCCCGGCTGAACGGCCGCGGCCTGGGCCGCCTGATCTCGCGGGAGGAGCGCGACAGCGGGCGCCCGCGCCCCGTGCCGGTCCCGGTGGCCTCCTTCTCGAAGGAGCCGGTGCCGGTGGCGCCGGGGCGCATCCGGGACGAGGTCTCGGTGACGGCGGTGTACGAGCTGCGGTGA
- a CDS encoding aspartate aminotransferase family protein — MTKEFDLGRLLAERGAERYELHARHLNHQLPRMLHTIGFDKVYERAEGAYFWDAEGNDYLDMLAGFGVMGLGRHHPVVRKALHDVLDASLADLTRFDCQPLPGLLAEQLLKYSPHLDRVFFGNSGTEAVETALKFARYATGKPRVLYCTHAFHGLTTGSLSVNGEDGFRDGFAPLLPDTAVPLGDLDALRAELRKGDVAGLIVEPIQGKGVHETPPGYLRAAQELLHRHKALLIADEVQTGLGRTGDFYAYQHEEGVEPDLVCVAKALSGGYVPVGATLGKDWIFKKVYSSMDRVLVHSASFGSNAQAMAAGLAVLSVMEDEKVVENARVTGELLRSRLAALVDRYELLSEVRGRGLMIGIEFGRPRSLKLRGRWTMLQAARKGLFAQMVVVPLLQKHRILTQVSGDHLEVIKLIPPLTVGEREVDRFVEAFTAVMEDAHSGGGLMWDFGRTLVKQAVANR; from the coding sequence ATGACCAAGGAGTTCGACCTCGGCAGGCTCCTCGCCGAGCGGGGCGCCGAACGGTACGAACTGCACGCCCGGCACCTCAACCACCAACTGCCGCGCATGCTGCACACCATCGGCTTCGACAAGGTCTACGAACGGGCCGAGGGCGCGTACTTCTGGGACGCGGAGGGCAACGACTACCTCGACATGCTCGCGGGCTTCGGCGTCATGGGCCTCGGCCGGCACCACCCCGTCGTACGCAAGGCGCTGCACGACGTCCTCGACGCCTCGCTCGCCGACCTCACCCGCTTCGACTGCCAGCCGCTGCCCGGCCTGCTCGCCGAGCAACTGCTCAAGTACAGCCCGCACTTGGACCGCGTCTTCTTCGGCAACAGCGGCACAGAAGCGGTCGAGACGGCGCTGAAGTTCGCCCGCTACGCGACCGGCAAGCCGCGGGTGCTCTACTGCACGCACGCCTTCCACGGGCTCACCACGGGCTCCCTCTCCGTCAACGGCGAGGACGGCTTCCGGGACGGCTTCGCCCCGCTGCTGCCCGACACCGCGGTCCCGCTCGGCGACCTGGACGCGCTCCGCGCCGAGCTGCGGAAGGGCGACGTCGCCGGGCTGATCGTCGAGCCCATCCAGGGCAAGGGCGTGCACGAGACACCGCCCGGATACCTGCGCGCCGCCCAGGAACTGCTGCACCGGCACAAGGCGCTCCTGATCGCCGACGAGGTACAGACCGGCCTCGGCAGGACCGGCGACTTCTACGCCTACCAGCACGAGGAGGGCGTCGAGCCCGACCTGGTCTGCGTCGCCAAGGCACTGTCGGGCGGCTATGTGCCGGTCGGCGCGACGCTGGGCAAGGACTGGATCTTCAAGAAGGTCTACTCGTCGATGGACCGGGTGCTCGTGCACTCGGCGAGCTTCGGCTCCAACGCGCAGGCCATGGCGGCCGGGCTCGCCGTCCTTTCCGTCATGGAGGACGAGAAGGTCGTCGAGAACGCCCGGGTCACGGGCGAGCTGCTCAGGTCCCGGCTCGCCGCACTCGTCGACCGCTACGAACTGCTCAGCGAGGTCCGCGGCCGCGGACTGATGATCGGCATCGAGTTCGGGCGCCCCAGGTCGCTCAAGCTGCGCGGCCGCTGGACGATGCTCCAGGCGGCCCGCAAGGGGCTTTTCGCGCAGATGGTCGTCGTACCGCTGCTCCAGAAGCACCGGATCCTCACCCAGGTCTCCGGGGACCACCTGGAGGTCATCAAGCTGATCCCGCCGCTGACCGTGGGGGAGCGGGAGGTGGACCGCTTCGTGGAGGCCTTCACCGCCGTGATGGAGGACGCGCACAGCGGCGGCGGACTGATGTGGGACTTCGGCAGGACACTGGTGAAGCAGGCGGTCGCGAACCGGTAG
- a CDS encoding ArsR/SmtB family transcription factor, whose amino-acid sequence MDAAFKALADPSRRQLLDRLRDRNGQTLRELCAGLDMARQSVSKHLAVLEAAELVTTVRQGREKLHYLNAAPINAITERWISRFDRERANALADLKTALEQPTMASDSTTFVYTTYIRTTPERLWQALTDPAFTRRYWGVSFGTDWTPGSPMTWTETGATTEDPEQVVLVHEPHRRLAYTWHTFSPQWAEANGIDEELRARLAGERRSRVTFDLAPEGDRVKLTVTHEFDEAATLQSMCSQGWPAILSSLKTLLETGEPLA is encoded by the coding sequence GTGGACGCAGCGTTCAAGGCGCTGGCCGATCCGAGCCGGCGGCAGCTGCTCGACCGGTTGCGGGACCGCAACGGACAGACCCTGCGGGAGCTGTGCGCGGGTCTCGACATGGCCCGGCAGTCGGTGAGCAAGCACCTCGCGGTCCTGGAGGCCGCCGAGCTCGTGACCACGGTGCGGCAGGGGCGGGAGAAGCTGCACTACCTGAACGCCGCCCCGATCAACGCCATCACCGAGCGATGGATCAGCCGGTTCGACCGCGAACGGGCCAACGCCCTCGCGGACCTGAAGACAGCATTGGAGCAACCGACCATGGCCAGCGACAGCACGACGTTCGTGTACACCACGTACATCCGCACCACCCCCGAGCGGCTCTGGCAGGCCCTGACCGACCCGGCCTTCACCCGCCGGTACTGGGGCGTGAGCTTCGGCACCGACTGGACCCCGGGGTCCCCGATGACCTGGACCGAGACGGGCGCCACGACCGAGGACCCCGAGCAGGTCGTCCTCGTCCACGAACCGCACCGCAGGCTCGCCTACACCTGGCACACCTTCAGTCCGCAGTGGGCCGAGGCGAACGGCATCGACGAGGAGCTGCGCGCACGGCTCGCCGGCGAACGCCGCTCCCGGGTCACCTTCGACCTGGCGCCCGAGGGCGACCGGGTGAAGCTGACGGTCACGCACGAGTTCGACGAGGCGGCCACGCTGCAGTCCATGTGCAGCCAGGGCTGGCCCGCCATCCTCTCCAGCCTCAAGACCCTTCTGGAGACCGGCGAACCCCTGGCCTGA
- a CDS encoding aminotransferase class V-fold PLP-dependent enzyme, translating into MGENGTDEGVFARLRADDFGYLDETRQIYLDHTGAAPAPRALVRAQAARLSARAYGNPHTGSPASTASTELIEEARLRVLRFLDADPAEYTVVFTANASHAVKLVAESYPFHRRSGALLLTQDNHNSVNGVREFARAARAKVDLVPFAGDELRVSEAAVRGALGGRRGGLFCYPAQSNFTGVRHPLEWVARARAAGWHTLLDAAAYLPTGRLSLRRVPADFVVASWYKVFGYPSGVGSLIARRDALAGLRRPWFAGGTIQVVSAQARWHRMAQAPAAFEDGTPDFHAVPQVTTGLDWYDEVGAEAVGAHVDRLTARLLRGLAGLRHPGGRPLVRLYGPRGTVGRGGTVAVNLLDTRGEVVDERIVARECAAAGISVRTGCFCNPGAGEEAFTVTPRLLRRTGTGRWRAETIDGYIQRLALPSGGAVRVSPGIANVTADIDRLLEFLHATFAAATPVRGALAPRLAC; encoded by the coding sequence GTGGGGGAGAACGGGACGGACGAGGGTGTCTTCGCGCGACTGCGCGCCGATGACTTCGGATACCTCGACGAGACGCGGCAGATCTACCTGGACCACACGGGCGCCGCACCCGCGCCCCGCGCCCTCGTGCGGGCCCAGGCCGCACGGCTGAGCGCCCGGGCGTACGGCAATCCGCACACCGGGAGCCCCGCGTCCACGGCGTCGACCGAGCTGATCGAGGAGGCCAGGCTGCGGGTTCTGCGGTTCCTCGACGCGGATCCCGCCGAGTACACCGTGGTGTTCACGGCGAACGCCTCGCACGCCGTCAAGCTGGTCGCCGAGTCCTACCCGTTCCACCGGCGCTCGGGCGCGCTGCTCCTCACCCAGGACAACCACAACTCGGTCAACGGAGTACGGGAGTTCGCACGCGCCGCACGCGCGAAGGTCGACCTCGTGCCGTTCGCGGGCGATGAGCTGCGGGTCTCCGAAGCGGCGGTGCGCGGGGCACTCGGCGGGCGGCGTGGGGGGCTGTTCTGCTATCCGGCGCAGAGCAACTTCACCGGCGTACGGCATCCGCTGGAGTGGGTGGCGCGGGCCCGGGCGGCCGGGTGGCACACGCTCCTCGACGCGGCGGCGTACCTGCCGACCGGCCGGCTGTCCTTACGCCGCGTGCCCGCCGACTTCGTGGTCGCCAGCTGGTACAAGGTCTTCGGCTATCCGTCCGGCGTGGGCAGCCTGATCGCCCGGCGCGATGCGCTCGCCGGACTGCGCCGCCCCTGGTTCGCGGGCGGCACGATCCAGGTCGTCAGCGCACAGGCACGCTGGCACCGCATGGCGCAGGCCCCCGCCGCCTTCGAGGACGGCACCCCCGACTTCCACGCCGTACCGCAGGTGACCACCGGACTCGACTGGTACGACGAGGTGGGCGCCGAAGCCGTGGGCGCGCACGTGGACCGCCTGACCGCGCGCCTGCTGAGGGGACTCGCCGGGTTACGGCACCCGGGCGGCAGGCCGCTCGTCCGCCTCTACGGCCCACGCGGCACCGTCGGGCGCGGCGGCACGGTCGCCGTGAACCTCCTGGACACCCGGGGCGAGGTCGTCGACGAGCGCATCGTGGCCCGCGAGTGCGCCGCGGCAGGCATCTCGGTCCGCACCGGCTGCTTCTGCAACCCGGGCGCGGGCGAGGAGGCCTTCACCGTCACACCGCGCCTGCTGCGGCGCACCGGCACGGGGCGGTGGCGAGCCGAGACCATCGACGGCTACATCCAGCGGCTCGCGCTGCCCTCCGGTGGCGCGGTGCGCGTCTCACCCGGCATCGCGAACGTCACCGCGGACATCGACCGTCTCCTGGAGTTCCTGCACGCCACCTTCGCCGCCGCCACCCCGGTCAGGGGCGCCCTGGCCCCGCGTCTGGCGTGCTGA
- a CDS encoding DUF6126 family protein: MEEKFPRALWVRLIIYVAVGHVFAAFLYLLFELGANNQ; this comes from the coding sequence ATGGAGGAGAAGTTTCCCCGAGCGCTCTGGGTCCGCCTGATCATCTACGTGGCGGTCGGCCACGTCTTCGCGGCCTTTCTGTACCTGCTGTTCGAGCTGGGCGCGAACAACCAGTAG
- a CDS encoding CGNR zinc finger domain-containing protein — protein MHLNPYGEDAVNLAAELVNRRPVDAEELADRCRAAGLTLERPVAHVDLVRALEALDAWEKVVDAVDEDERAALVNAMLAAAAAHPRLTDHAGSGWHLHYREEHRPLGDLLCSLISVGTALHLAGRGMHRLRRCAVTGCTAVFADTSRTGRQRYCSQRCANRDAVRRHRARAA, from the coding sequence ATGCACCTCAACCCTTACGGCGAGGACGCCGTGAACCTGGCCGCCGAGCTGGTCAACCGCCGGCCGGTCGACGCGGAGGAGCTCGCGGACCGCTGCCGTGCCGCGGGACTGACACTGGAACGCCCGGTCGCGCACGTCGACCTGGTGCGCGCGCTGGAGGCCCTGGACGCCTGGGAGAAGGTCGTCGACGCGGTCGACGAGGACGAGCGGGCGGCGCTGGTCAACGCCATGCTGGCCGCGGCAGCCGCCCATCCGCGGCTGACCGATCACGCGGGCAGCGGCTGGCACCTGCACTACCGCGAGGAGCACCGGCCCCTCGGCGACCTGCTCTGCTCACTGATCTCGGTGGGTACCGCGCTGCATCTGGCGGGCCGGGGCATGCACCGGCTGCGGCGGTGCGCGGTGACCGGGTGCACGGCGGTCTTCGCCGACACCTCGCGCACGGGGCGGCAGCGCTACTGCTCGCAGCGCTGCGCCAACCGGGACGCGGTACGCAGACACCGCGCACGCGCCGCGTGA
- a CDS encoding MBL fold metallo-hydrolase — MSRSLIPGLRSLRSAAFGADPSGARLARIRRSPNFSVAEGSFQNPEGARTRPTGSSLEFAKIYFRKEERVRRGPAGTVPVHATTLADLAKPPADGLRVTWMGHSSVLVEIDGRRVLFDPVWGERCSPFSFAGPKRLHPVPVPLEALGPVDAVVISHDHYDHLDMPTIKALTGTDTVFAVPLGVGAHLERWGVPADRLRELDWHESAKVSGLTLTATPARHFCGRGLRNQQHTLWASWVVAGPEHRVYHSGDTGYFAGFQEIGAAHGPFDVTMIQIGAYSEYWPDIHMTPEEGVRAHLDLQGGEPRGVLLPIHWGTFNLAPHAWTEPGEETMAAARRAGAPIALPCPGEPFEPGAGSVPAAPWWRGVALTPNGGWPEPAVADAAGPTERTRPSDTGEPEAAPVG, encoded by the coding sequence GTGTCCCGGTCCCTGATCCCCGGGCTGCGCTCGCTGCGGTCCGCTGCCTTCGGAGCGGATCCCTCGGGTGCCCGGCTGGCGCGCATCCGCAGGTCGCCGAATTTCTCGGTGGCCGAGGGGTCCTTCCAGAACCCCGAGGGGGCGCGGACCCGGCCGACCGGGTCGTCCCTGGAATTCGCCAAGATCTACTTCCGCAAGGAGGAGCGCGTACGCCGCGGGCCCGCCGGAACGGTCCCCGTGCACGCCACGACCCTCGCCGACCTCGCCAAGCCGCCTGCCGACGGCTTGCGGGTCACCTGGATGGGTCACTCCAGCGTCCTGGTCGAGATCGACGGGCGGCGCGTCCTCTTCGACCCGGTGTGGGGCGAGCGGTGCTCACCGTTCTCCTTCGCGGGGCCCAAGCGGCTGCACCCGGTGCCGGTGCCGCTCGAAGCGCTCGGTCCCGTCGACGCGGTGGTGATCTCGCACGATCACTACGACCACCTGGACATGCCCACCATCAAGGCCCTCACCGGCACGGACACGGTGTTCGCGGTGCCGCTCGGCGTCGGCGCCCACCTGGAGCGGTGGGGCGTACCGGCCGACCGGCTGCGCGAACTGGACTGGCACGAGTCGGCGAAGGTGTCGGGGCTGACCCTCACCGCCACCCCTGCCCGGCACTTCTGCGGCCGCGGCCTGCGCAACCAGCAGCACACGCTGTGGGCGTCGTGGGTGGTGGCGGGCCCCGAGCACCGCGTCTACCACAGCGGCGACACGGGCTACTTCGCCGGTTTCCAGGAGATCGGCGCCGCGCACGGGCCGTTCGACGTGACGATGATCCAGATCGGCGCTTACTCCGAGTACTGGCCGGACATCCACATGACACCGGAGGAAGGCGTGCGGGCCCACCTGGACCTCCAGGGCGGCGAGCCGCGCGGCGTGCTCCTGCCGATCCACTGGGGGACGTTCAACCTCGCCCCGCACGCCTGGACGGAGCCGGGCGAGGAGACCATGGCGGCGGCGCGCCGCGCGGGCGCCCCCATCGCGCTGCCCTGCCCCGGCGAGCCCTTCGAGCCGGGAGCGGGGTCCGTGCCCGCGGCGCCGTGGTGGCGGGGCGTCGCCCTCACCCCGAACGGCGGCTGGCCCGAGCCGGCGGTGGCGGACGCCGCAGGGCCCACCGAGCGGACGCGCCCGTCGGACACCGGGGAGCCGGAGGCGGCGCCCGTCGGGTGA
- a CDS encoding tyrosine-protein phosphatase has protein sequence MELAEPDLAGVRNFRDVGGLPTVDGRRVRRGRLFRSGHLAHATADDAAFLSSLGLHTIFDFRNAADQRLEGPDVELPGVRNVNLPLTDPADGAEFWKMVRDGDLDQLRSILSDGRGADRMAVAYRTIIMERTAEHSKVLHALAEDSVPALMHCAAGKDRAGLSIAVALLAVGVERDAIEADYLKSNVKHRRYKVHRSDSSANAMSPEVMELLDPLFDARAEYLTAAYETIEETWGDVDTYLTTGLELSAETRERLRERLLD, from the coding sequence ATGGAGCTGGCGGAGCCCGACCTCGCCGGAGTGCGCAATTTCCGTGACGTGGGCGGACTGCCGACCGTGGACGGCCGGCGCGTCCGCCGGGGCCGGCTCTTCCGCAGCGGTCACCTGGCGCACGCCACCGCCGACGACGCCGCGTTCCTCTCCTCGCTCGGCCTGCACACGATCTTCGACTTCCGCAACGCGGCCGACCAGCGCCTGGAAGGGCCGGACGTCGAGCTGCCGGGCGTGCGCAACGTGAATCTGCCGCTGACCGACCCGGCCGACGGCGCCGAGTTCTGGAAGATGGTGCGCGACGGCGACCTCGACCAGCTGCGCTCGATCCTCTCCGACGGCAGGGGCGCCGACCGGATGGCCGTCGCGTACCGGACGATCATCATGGAGCGCACCGCCGAGCACAGCAAGGTGCTGCACGCCCTCGCCGAGGACAGCGTGCCGGCCCTGATGCACTGCGCGGCGGGCAAGGACCGCGCGGGCCTGTCCATAGCCGTCGCGCTCCTCGCCGTGGGCGTGGAGCGCGACGCGATAGAGGCGGACTACCTCAAGTCGAACGTGAAGCACCGCCGCTACAAGGTGCACCGCTCCGACAGCTCCGCGAACGCGATGTCGCCCGAGGTCATGGAGCTCCTCGACCCCCTCTTCGACGCCCGCGCCGAGTACCTGACGGCGGCGTACGAGACGATCGAGGAGACCTGGGGCGACGTGGACACGTACCTCACCACGGGTCTTGAGCTGAGCGCCGAGACGCGCGAGCGGCTGCGAGAGCGCCTTCTCGACTGA
- a CDS encoding helix-turn-helix domain-containing protein, with protein MSPAEPKEPAEPPEAAEALPAVAPQLRELRRRASLTLEAAARTAGLSPAHLSRLETGQRQPSLPMLLTLARVYGTTVSELLGETVGDRDAVVRAADMEPTAAGGWTYWQAGAPGRGMQALRVHVPHGAQGDIVRVHPGEEWLYVLKGRLRLRLGDTAHLLEPGDSAHFDSLTPHRIAAADPGGADLLFVHTLLQSPATALCLGGPTQGDPT; from the coding sequence ATGAGCCCTGCTGAGCCCAAGGAGCCCGCGGAGCCGCCCGAGGCGGCCGAAGCGCTCCCCGCCGTGGCGCCCCAGCTGCGTGAACTGCGCCGCCGCGCCTCACTGACCCTGGAGGCCGCGGCCCGCACGGCCGGGCTCTCGCCCGCCCATCTCTCCCGCCTGGAGACCGGGCAGCGCCAGCCTTCCCTGCCGATGCTGCTCACTCTCGCACGTGTCTACGGTACGACGGTCTCGGAACTGCTCGGCGAGACGGTCGGCGACCGGGACGCCGTCGTCCGCGCCGCGGACATGGAACCGACCGCGGCCGGCGGCTGGACCTACTGGCAGGCGGGCGCCCCGGGCCGCGGTATGCAGGCGCTGCGCGTGCACGTGCCGCACGGGGCGCAGGGCGACATCGTGCGCGTCCACCCCGGCGAGGAGTGGCTGTACGTCCTGAAGGGGCGGCTGCGGCTGCGCCTGGGGGACACCGCGCACCTTCTCGAGCCGGGGGACAGCGCGCACTTCGACTCGCTGACCCCGCACCGCATCGCCGCCGCCGACCCCGGCGGCGCCGACCTCCTGTTCGTCCACACGCTGCTGCAGAGCCCCGCCACCGCGCTGTGCCTCGGCGGCCCCACTCAGGGAGACCCGACATGA
- the dxs gene encoding 1-deoxy-D-xylulose-5-phosphate synthase: MTILDTIRGPRDLKGLSGAELDELAGEIREFLVHAVARTGGHLGPNLGVVELSIALHRVFESPVDRLVWDTGHQSYVHKLLTGRQDFSKLRGKGGLSGYPSREESEHDIVENSHASTALGWADGLAKARQVLGERGHVVAVIGDGALTGGMAWEALNNIAAAKNRPLIIVVNDNERSYAPTIGGLANHLATLRTTDGYERVLAWGKDILQRTPVVGQTLYESLHGAKKGFKDAFAPQGMFEDLGLKYVGPIDGHDIGAVESALRRAKRFHGPVLIHCLTEKGRGYEPALADEADRFHTVGVMDPLTCEPLAPSNGPTWTSVFGDEIVRIGAERDDVVAITAAMLGPVGLTKFAEAYPDRVWDVGIAEQHAAVSAAGLATGGLHPVVAVYATFLNRAFDQLLMDVALHRCGVTFVLDRAGVTGVDGASHNGMWDMSILQVVPGLRIAAPRDADQLRAQLREAVAVDDAPTLLRFPKESVGPAIPAVDRIGGMDVLLQEPDAGVEAGADVLLVAVGVMAPVCLQAAELLRERGLRCTVVDPRWVKPVDPELPALAARHRLVAVVEDNSRAAGVGAAVALALGEAEVDVPVRRFGIPEQFLAHAKRGEVLADLGLTPVEIAGRISATLSADGGAHQPGPGKEYSV, encoded by the coding sequence ATGACGATTCTCGACACCATCCGGGGGCCGCGGGACCTGAAGGGACTTTCCGGGGCCGAGCTCGACGAACTGGCAGGGGAGATCAGGGAGTTCCTGGTGCACGCGGTCGCCAGGACGGGAGGCCATCTCGGCCCCAATCTGGGGGTGGTGGAGCTCTCCATCGCCCTGCACCGCGTCTTCGAGTCGCCGGTCGACCGGCTCGTGTGGGACACCGGCCACCAGAGCTACGTACACAAGCTGCTGACCGGGCGTCAGGACTTCTCCAAGCTCCGCGGCAAGGGCGGCCTCTCCGGCTACCCCTCGCGTGAGGAGTCCGAGCACGACATCGTCGAGAACAGCCACGCGTCGACCGCGCTGGGCTGGGCGGACGGCCTCGCCAAGGCGCGGCAGGTCCTCGGCGAGCGGGGGCACGTCGTCGCCGTCATCGGGGACGGCGCGCTCACCGGGGGCATGGCCTGGGAGGCGCTGAACAACATCGCGGCCGCGAAGAACCGGCCGCTGATCATCGTCGTCAACGACAACGAACGGTCGTACGCCCCGACCATCGGCGGTCTCGCCAACCACCTCGCGACCCTCCGCACGACCGACGGCTACGAGCGCGTCCTCGCCTGGGGCAAGGACATCCTCCAGCGCACCCCCGTCGTCGGACAGACGCTGTACGAGTCGCTGCACGGCGCCAAGAAGGGGTTCAAGGACGCGTTCGCGCCGCAGGGCATGTTCGAGGACCTGGGCCTCAAGTACGTCGGACCGATCGACGGGCACGACATCGGAGCCGTCGAGTCCGCCCTGCGACGCGCGAAACGCTTCCACGGCCCCGTCCTCATCCACTGCCTCACCGAGAAGGGCCGCGGCTACGAACCCGCCCTCGCCGACGAGGCGGACCGCTTCCACACCGTCGGCGTCATGGACCCGCTCACCTGCGAACCGCTCGCACCCTCCAACGGACCTACCTGGACGTCCGTGTTCGGGGACGAGATCGTCCGCATCGGCGCCGAACGCGACGACGTCGTCGCCATCACCGCCGCCATGCTGGGCCCCGTCGGCCTGACGAAGTTCGCCGAGGCCTACCCCGACCGGGTCTGGGACGTCGGCATCGCCGAGCAGCACGCCGCCGTGTCGGCCGCCGGGCTCGCCACCGGCGGCCTGCACCCGGTCGTCGCGGTGTACGCGACCTTCCTCAACCGCGCCTTCGACCAGCTCCTGATGGACGTGGCGCTGCACCGGTGCGGCGTCACCTTCGTGCTCGACCGCGCCGGGGTCACGGGCGTCGACGGCGCCTCGCACAACGGCATGTGGGACATGTCGATCCTCCAGGTCGTGCCGGGGCTGCGGATCGCCGCGCCGCGCGACGCCGACCAGCTCCGGGCGCAGCTGCGGGAAGCGGTCGCCGTCGACGACGCGCCGACGCTCCTGCGCTTCCCCAAGGAGTCGGTGGGGCCCGCGATCCCCGCGGTGGACCGGATCGGCGGCATGGACGTGCTGCTCCAGGAGCCGGACGCGGGGGTCGAGGCGGGCGCCGACGTGCTGCTCGTCGCCGTCGGTGTGATGGCGCCCGTCTGCCTCCAGGCCGCCGAACTGCTCCGGGAGCGCGGACTGCGCTGCACCGTCGTCGACCCGCGCTGGGTCAAGCCCGTCGACCCGGAGCTGCCCGCCCTCGCCGCGCGCCACCGTCTCGTCGCGGTCGTCGAGGACAACAGCCGTGCCGCCGGGGTCGGCGCGGCGGTCGCACTCGCGCTCGGCGAGGCCGAAGTCGACGTACCCGTACGGCGGTTCGGCATCCCCGAGCAGTTCCTCGCGCACGCCAAGCGGGGTGAGGTCCTCGCCGATCTGGGACTCACCCCCGTCGAGATCGCCGGCCGCATCAGCGCCACGCTGTCCGCCGACGGGGGCGCGCACCAGCCGGGTCCAGGCAAGGAGTACAGCGTATGA
- a CDS encoding SGNH/GDSL hydrolase family protein: MSAESTTFINHPINNGVINSYAAVGDSFTEGVGDPAPDGTFVGWADRLAVLLDDRVPEHTFRYANLAVRGKLLDQIVEDQLPRAKELAPDLVSFCAGGNDIIRPGTDPDEVAERFERAVADLTSAVGTVMVTTGFDTRGVAVLKHLRGKIATYNMHVRAIADRYGCPVLDLWSLKTVQDRRAWDGDRLHLSAEGHTRVALRAGQVLGLDVPADPDQPWPPLPPRGTLEVRRDDIHWAREYLVPWFGRRIRGESSGDHVEAKGFRNIDALKMQIHSGS; the protein is encoded by the coding sequence GTGAGCGCAGAGTCGACAACCTTCATCAATCACCCCATCAACAACGGCGTAATCAACTCCTACGCAGCGGTCGGCGACAGCTTCACCGAGGGCGTGGGCGACCCGGCCCCCGACGGCACCTTCGTCGGCTGGGCCGACCGCCTCGCGGTCCTGCTGGACGACCGGGTGCCCGAGCACACCTTCCGGTACGCCAACCTCGCCGTCCGCGGCAAGCTCCTCGACCAGATCGTCGAGGACCAGCTGCCGCGCGCCAAGGAGCTCGCCCCCGACCTGGTGAGCTTCTGCGCCGGGGGCAACGACATCATCCGGCCCGGCACCGACCCCGACGAGGTCGCCGAACGCTTCGAGCGCGCCGTCGCCGACCTCACGTCGGCGGTCGGCACGGTCATGGTGACCACCGGCTTCGACACCCGCGGCGTCGCGGTGCTCAAGCACCTGCGCGGCAAGATAGCCACGTACAACATGCACGTCCGCGCCATCGCGGACCGCTACGGCTGCCCCGTCCTCGACCTGTGGTCCCTCAAGACCGTCCAGGACCGCAGGGCGTGGGACGGCGACCGCCTGCACCTCTCCGCCGAGGGGCACACGCGCGTGGCGCTCCGCGCCGGCCAGGTCCTCGGGCTCGACGTACCCGCCGACCCCGACCAGCCGTGGCCGCCGCTGCCGCCGCGCGGCACGCTGGAGGTGCGCCGCGACGACATCCACTGGGCGCGCGAGTACCTGGTGCCGTGGTTCGGACGGCGCATCCGCGGCGAGAGCTCGGGGGACCACGTGGAAGCGAAGGGCTTCCGCAACATCGACGCCCTCAAGATGCAGATCCACTCCGGCTCCTGA